DNA sequence from the bacterium genome:
CCATGCAATTCTTCCTTGGGAAAATTCTTTGTAATCGCATAGACATCTTTGACAATTTCTATGCCTTTCTGCCAAATCTTCAATTCCTTAAAATCCTTTATCTTCTCCATTTACGATATACGATATACTATTTCACAATTCCAATCCTTCCTATTTCCCTCTTTATATTTTTTAGCCTAACAGCAGGGAGGCGCTTTAGCCGTTGATTTTGTGGGTCAACCTCAATCCCAACGGATTCTAATGCTGTCATTCCCAAAATAGGCTCTACATTATCCTTTCCAAAAATTACTGTCGCTCCTACAAACTCACCCATAAATTCTATGCGAGCTACAGCTACATCCATAGAAATCTCTGTGCCATCAGCCAATTCGTATATTCGCTTACCTTCTGGCTCAATTCCTATTTCTCTTAAGTGATTTCCAGGCACCATACAATCAATAGAACCAGTATCCACAAGAAACAAATCCTCCCAGCGTTGTTCCGGATTGCCTGGATTGCTTACTGCCACTGTTACCTTTGTTATTCCCATACATAAATAATACCTCTAAATTATTATTTTGTCAAATTATTTTATTATCCCAATTTTTCCTATTTTCTTTACCTTCTTATTTTTCGTATATCGTACTTCGTACCTCGTATATCGTATATCGTACTTCGTATATCGGACATCGGACATAGTCATTTTAGTTTATTTAGTAATGAGGAAATCATCTTTAAGCTATGGTCTAATTTATCAAAAATATTCCTTAACGATTTGTCCTCATTTTTTATAAACCCTAATTCCTTTGCTATTATCAATTGCGTTTTCAATTCTGCTGATGAGCCTAATGCTATATGTAAATATTGGCTATACTCTTTATTGTGATATCTTTTGAATCCTTCCGTAATGTTTGAGGGAATTGAGATTGCACAGCGTCTCATCTGTGATGTTAATCCATGCAATTCTTCCTTGGGAAAATTCAAAGTTAAACAAACAACGCAAAACCCTTGAAAAATCTTAAGTTAGGAATGATGCCGAGGTGTGTTCTTTGTGGTGAAGTTCCGTTGCAAATAAATATTTTATTGGAAAAAAAGAGTGTGTGGCTGACCTATTACTTAATTTTTTGCAGAGTTAAGGTTTAAATTCCGAGTTTGGAATTGGAACGGATGACAACAAAGCTTGTGTGTAGGGATGTATCTGTAAAGAAATAGGTCCTTAAGTTATGTATGCTCAATAGGGGAGCAGTCATTTTATCATCCCCTTTAGCCTTGGGTCTAGAACATCTCTAAGTCCATCACCTAAGAGATTGAATGCTAGGACAGTTACCATTATCATAAGCCCTGGAAAAATCATCAGATGCGGTGCAGTTCGCATGAAAGCACGGCCTCTGTTTAACATCGCACCCCATTCTGGTGTTGGTGGCTGTGCCCCCAATCCAAGAAAGCTTAATGCTGCTGCTGCTAGGATTACACAAGCCATACCAAGTGTTGCCATTACTATAACGGGTGCCATACAATTTGGCAATATATGGTGGAACATAATGCGGACGCTACTGGCTCCAATGGCATGCGCTGCCTCGATAAAACCCTTTTCTTTAACAGAGAGTACTGATCCCCGCATTAATCTCGCATATCCTGTCCAGTGGACAAAAGCCAATGCGAGCATGACATTGAAAAGGCTTGGACCGAATGCACCAGCAATTGCCAGCGCTAATATAATTCCAGGAAAGGAAAGCATGATGTCCACCATTCTCATAATTATCTCATCGACAATCCCACCATAGTAACCTGCAACTGCTCCAAGAGTTATGCCAATAGCC
Encoded proteins:
- a CDS encoding four helix bundle protein; protein product: MEKIKDFKELKIWQKGIEIVKDVYAITKNFPKEELHGLTSQMRRCAISIPSNITEGFKRYHNKEYSQYLH
- a CDS encoding clan AA aspartic protease, which translates into the protein MGITKVTVAVSNPGNPEQRWEDLFLVDTGSIDCMVPGNHLREIGIEPEGKRIYELADGTEISMDVAVARIEFMGEFVGATVIFGKDNVEPILGMTALESVGIEVDPQNQRLKRLPAVRLKNIKREIGRIGIVK
- a CDS encoding four helix bundle protein yields the protein MFQGFCVVCLTLNFPKEELHGLTSQMRRCAISIPSNITEGFKRYHNKEYSQYLHIALGSSAELKTQLIIAKELGFIKNEDKSLRNIFDKLDHSLKMISSLLNKLK
- the nikC gene encoding nickel transporter permease; translation: MHDIGIRIIQSSTPLYEVLRQLKKNRAATSSLVIILFLLFIAMIGPFIAPHDPLEQNLEKRLLAPNGEYLLGTDDLGRCILSRIIYGTRISLQIGIIVVGIAAAIGITLGAVAGYYGGIVDEIIMRMVDIMLSFPGIILALAIAGAFGPSLFNVMLALAFVHWTGYARLMRGSVLSVKEKGFIEAAHAIGASSVRIMFHHILPNCMAPVIVMATLGMACVILAAAALSFLGLGAQPPTPEWGAMLNRGRAFMRTAPHLMIFPGLMIMVTVLAFNLLGDGLRDVLDPRLKGMIK